A window of Dissulfurirhabdus thermomarina contains these coding sequences:
- a CDS encoding transketolase C-terminal domain-containing protein, giving the protein MAKRVGIEVSIAVAEAVKLADVDLVAAYPITPQTHIVEHLSEDVANGKLDAEFVPVESEHSAMSCCCGSSAAGARTFTASSSQGLSLMSEILYIPSTMRLPIVMVVANRALSAPISIWNDHQDIMVQRDIGWIQTFAENGQEAFDLTLHAFRVAEDRRVSLPMIVNIDGFTLSHVIEPIEILDQEEVNRYLPPFKPRYRLDPKKPITMGPVGIPEVYTEAKVAHDQALKASKKVILKAWDEFAELFGRRYQPVETYRSEDAETLLVTMGSISETAMTAVDAMREKGQKVGLVRIRLWRPFPAQEFRKAAGKAKVLAVIDRCLPPGAPCGPVGEDLRAVFYKVPGAPKIFSFVAGLGGRDVTVETFEEIVEKAQAKARKRPRELYEVIGVREK; this is encoded by the coding sequence ATGGCTAAACGCGTTGGAATCGAAGTCTCGATAGCGGTGGCCGAGGCCGTCAAGCTGGCCGACGTGGACCTCGTGGCCGCCTATCCCATCACGCCCCAGACCCACATCGTCGAGCATTTGTCCGAGGACGTGGCCAACGGCAAGCTCGACGCCGAGTTCGTCCCGGTGGAGTCCGAACACTCGGCCATGAGCTGCTGCTGCGGCTCCTCCGCCGCCGGGGCCCGGACCTTCACGGCCTCGAGCTCCCAGGGGCTCTCCCTCATGAGCGAGATCCTCTACATCCCCTCCACCATGCGCCTTCCCATCGTCATGGTGGTGGCGAACCGGGCGCTCTCGGCCCCCATCAGCATCTGGAACGACCACCAGGACATCATGGTGCAGCGGGACATCGGCTGGATCCAGACCTTCGCCGAAAACGGCCAGGAGGCCTTCGACCTCACCCTGCACGCTTTCCGGGTGGCCGAGGACCGCCGGGTCTCCCTCCCCATGATCGTGAACATCGACGGCTTCACCCTGAGCCACGTCATCGAGCCCATCGAGATCCTCGACCAGGAAGAGGTGAACCGATACCTGCCCCCCTTCAAGCCGAGGTACCGGCTCGACCCGAAAAAGCCCATCACCATGGGCCCCGTGGGGATCCCCGAAGTCTACACCGAGGCCAAGGTGGCCCACGACCAGGCCCTCAAGGCCTCGAAGAAGGTGATCCTCAAGGCCTGGGACGAGTTCGCCGAGCTCTTCGGCCGCCGTTACCAGCCGGTGGAGACCTACCGGAGCGAGGACGCCGAGACCCTCCTCGTGACCATGGGCAGCATCTCCGAGACGGCCATGACCGCCGTGGACGCCATGCGCGAGAAGGGACAGAAGGTGGGCCTCGTCCGCATCCGCCTCTGGCGGCCCTTCCCGGCCCAGGAGTTCCGCAAGGCCGCGGGGAAGGCCAAGGTGCTCGCCGTCATCGACCGGTGCCTCCCGCCCGGCGCCCCCTGCGGGCCCGTGGGCGAGGATCTCCGCGCCGTCTTCTACAAGGTGCCCGGGGCGCCGAAGATCTTCAGCTTCGTCGCCGGGCTCGGCGGGCGCGACGTCACCGTCGAGACCTTCGAGGAAATCGTCGAAAAGGCCCAGGCCAAGGCCCGGAAGCGGCCCAGGGAACTCTACGAAGTGATCGGAGTGCGCGAAAAATGA